Proteins from a single region of Salipiger sp. H15:
- a CDS encoding sugar ABC transporter permease, translating to MFTDRLTFRAWLLMLPLVAVMVAVVGWPLVDTLRLSFTDARLVGTGGEGVGLENYARMLGSRNFRSALWATLTFSVWSVGAELVLGVLVGLLLNQRFYGRTLLRALMILPWALPTVVNATLWRLIYNPEYGALNAALTQLGLIDAYQSWLGQPGTAMTALIVADVWKNFPLVALISLAALQAVPRDIQAAAVSDGANAWRRFRHVTLPYLVGPLMVALVLRTIEAFKVFDLIWIMTRGGPANSTRSLSLLVYQEAFAFQRAGSGASLALIITLIITVLAIGYLALMRRAAGQGS from the coding sequence ATGTTCACAGACCGCCTCACCTTCCGGGCGTGGCTGCTCATGCTGCCGCTGGTGGCCGTCATGGTCGCCGTCGTCGGCTGGCCGCTGGTCGACACGCTGCGCCTGTCCTTCACCGACGCCCGCCTCGTGGGCACCGGCGGCGAGGGCGTCGGGCTCGAGAATTACGCCAGGATGCTGGGCAGCCGGAACTTCCGCAGCGCGCTCTGGGCGACGCTGACCTTCTCGGTCTGGTCGGTCGGCGCGGAACTGGTGCTGGGGGTGCTGGTCGGCCTGCTGCTGAACCAGCGCTTCTACGGGCGCACGCTGCTGCGCGCGCTGATGATCCTGCCCTGGGCGCTGCCGACGGTGGTGAACGCGACGCTTTGGCGGCTGATCTACAACCCCGAATACGGCGCGCTGAACGCCGCGCTGACGCAGCTCGGCCTGATCGACGCCTACCAGAGCTGGCTCGGCCAGCCCGGCACGGCGATGACCGCGCTGATCGTCGCCGACGTGTGGAAGAACTTCCCGCTGGTGGCGCTGATCTCGCTGGCCGCGCTGCAGGCGGTGCCGCGCGACATCCAGGCGGCGGCGGTGTCGGACGGGGCCAATGCCTGGCGGCGCTTCCGCCACGTGACGCTGCCCTACCTCGTCGGCCCGCTGATGGTGGCACTGGTGCTGCGGACCATCGAGGCCTTCAAGGTCTTCGACCTGATCTGGATCATGACCCGCGGCGGCCCGGCCAATTCCACGCGCTCGCTGTCGCTGCTGGTCTACCAGGAGGCCTTCGCCTTCCAGCGCGCGGGCTCGGGCGCGTCGCTCGCGCTGATCATCACGCTGATCATCACCGTCCTCGCGATCGGCTACCTCGCGCTGATGCGCCGCGCCGCGGGGCAGGGGAGCTGA
- a CDS encoding MurR/RpiR family transcriptional regulator, producing the protein MASRLILRIQEKYSRLTSSEQKIATVLIENQGLVETHKATELAALAGVSKATTARFFRSLGYADFEEVRIQAREERNSREPFVRFDAMPETGSLGRTLSEHLDLEQRNLTRTFEEIRADLLPEIAGILKNAPRVWFLGFGDEYGIARLGRTMFTRLRHGVHQIEGSGQDWASELSMTGPRDALILLTFEPRPRLLPVLLNHARTTRMRIITITDHAYAAQAGRFSDCVLPCHTASYGIVPTHATMISMLRLLALSYLGQNADAVTQRIATLDAINEELNLSE; encoded by the coding sequence ATGGCGTCCAGACTGATCCTCCGCATCCAGGAGAAATACTCCCGCCTGACGTCGAGCGAGCAGAAGATCGCAACCGTTCTCATCGAGAATCAAGGACTTGTGGAAACGCACAAGGCGACGGAACTGGCCGCGCTGGCGGGGGTCTCGAAAGCGACGACCGCCCGTTTTTTCCGCAGTTTGGGATATGCCGACTTCGAGGAGGTGCGCATCCAGGCCCGCGAGGAGCGCAACAGCCGCGAGCCTTTCGTGCGATTCGACGCGATGCCCGAAACGGGCTCGCTCGGGCGCACGCTGTCCGAGCACCTCGATCTCGAGCAGCGCAACCTGACCCGCACCTTCGAGGAGATCCGCGCCGACCTGCTGCCCGAGATCGCGGGCATCCTCAAGAACGCCCCGCGCGTCTGGTTCCTCGGGTTCGGCGATGAATACGGCATCGCGCGGCTCGGCCGCACGATGTTCACGCGGCTGCGGCACGGGGTGCACCAGATCGAGGGCTCGGGCCAGGACTGGGCGTCGGAACTGTCGATGACCGGGCCGCGCGACGCGCTGATCCTGCTGACCTTCGAGCCCCGCCCCCGCCTGCTGCCGGTGCTGCTGAACCACGCCCGCACGACGCGGATGCGGATCATCACCATCACCGATCACGCCTACGCGGCCCAAGCCGGGCGGTTCTCGGACTGCGTCCTGCCCTGCCACACCGCGAGCTACGGCATCGTGCCGACCCACGCGACGATGATCTCGATGCTGCGGCTGCTCGCCCTCTCCTACCTCGGGCAGAATGCCGACGCGGTCACCCAGCGCATCGCGACGCTGGACGCGATCAACGAGGAACTCAACCTGTCCGAATAG
- a CDS encoding ABC transporter ATP-binding protein, producing MTRPDGISLSGVSKTFTGRGKVVEALREVSLACPPGSFTSIIGPSGCGKSTVMRIALGLESADAGEVRVAGRPSLEAARDGVTGVAFQDAALLPWRTVRRNVEVPLEVLGRRPGAEAAQVQAMIDLVGLKGYENSLPGELSGGMRQRVAIARALVTRPQVLFMDEPFGALDQILRRQMNVELQRIWSETGSTALLVTHGIDEAVFLSDRVVVMHSGPGRVVDVIDVPFERPRKPPLFSDPAFHRICDHVAEVLHGS from the coding sequence ATGACGCGGCCTGACGGGATTTCATTGTCCGGTGTGAGCAAGACCTTCACCGGGCGGGGCAAGGTGGTCGAGGCGCTGCGGGAGGTCTCGCTGGCCTGTCCGCCGGGGTCTTTCACCTCGATCATCGGCCCGTCAGGCTGCGGCAAGTCCACGGTGATGCGCATCGCGCTGGGGCTCGAGAGCGCAGACGCGGGCGAGGTGCGGGTGGCGGGCAGGCCCTCGCTCGAGGCCGCGCGCGACGGGGTCACCGGGGTTGCCTTCCAGGACGCCGCGCTGCTGCCCTGGCGCACGGTGCGGCGCAATGTCGAGGTGCCGCTCGAGGTGCTGGGACGCAGGCCCGGGGCCGAGGCCGCGCAGGTGCAGGCGATGATCGACCTCGTGGGGCTGAAGGGCTACGAGAATTCCCTGCCCGGCGAGCTGTCGGGTGGGATGCGGCAGCGCGTCGCCATCGCGCGGGCGCTGGTCACCCGGCCGCAGGTCCTGTTCATGGACGAGCCCTTCGGCGCGCTCGACCAGATCCTGCGCCGCCAGATGAACGTCGAGCTGCAGCGCATCTGGTCGGAGACCGGCTCGACCGCGCTGCTGGTCACCCACGGCATCGACGAGGCGGTGTTCCTGTCGGACCGGGTGGTCGTGATGCATTCCGGGCCGGGGCGGGTGGTCGACGTTATCGACGTGCCTTTCGAGCGCCCGCGCAAACCGCCGCTCTTTTCCGATCCCGCCTTCCACCGGATCTGCGACCACGTGGCCGAGGTCCTGCATGGCTCCTGA
- a CDS encoding ABC transporter ATP-binding protein produces MSTLEIRNITKSFGTVQTLKGIDLTLEEGEFLVLLGASGCGKSTLLSMISGLSEPTSGEVVLNGRALNGVHPKDRDIAMVFQSYALYPNLSVARNIGFGLEMRGTAKAEREAAVAEAARMLKIDHLLERKPGDLSGGQRQRVAIGRALVRKPQLFLFDEPLSNLDAKLRMEMRSELKRLHQMLGVTVVYVTHDQIEAMTLATRIAVMQGGRIEQLGTPEDIYNRPATRFVAEFMGAPPMNLLAAAPVAGGLQIEGTGQVLPCTPRGAALVGIRPEALKLAPMDGALSLAGTVDLIELTGPEKIVSVALGGRSVTMTVPAETPIALGQAVTLYADMSRLSVFDAESGARIELPGLAAAIRTG; encoded by the coding sequence ATGAGCACGCTCGAGATCCGCAACATCACCAAGAGCTTCGGCACGGTCCAGACGCTCAAGGGCATCGACCTGACGCTCGAGGAGGGGGAATTCCTCGTGCTGCTCGGCGCCTCGGGCTGCGGCAAGTCCACGCTGCTGAGCATGATCTCGGGGCTTTCCGAGCCGACCTCGGGCGAGGTGGTGCTGAACGGGCGGGCGCTGAACGGCGTGCATCCCAAGGACCGCGACATCGCCATGGTGTTCCAGAGCTACGCGCTTTACCCCAACCTGAGCGTGGCGCGGAACATCGGCTTCGGGCTCGAGATGCGCGGGACGGCAAAGGCCGAACGGGAGGCGGCGGTCGCCGAGGCCGCGCGGATGCTCAAGATCGACCACCTGCTCGAGCGCAAGCCCGGCGACCTCTCGGGCGGGCAGCGCCAGCGGGTCGCCATCGGCCGGGCGCTGGTGCGCAAGCCGCAGCTCTTCCTGTTCGACGAGCCTCTCTCCAACCTCGACGCGAAGCTGCGCATGGAGATGCGCAGCGAGCTGAAGCGCCTGCACCAGATGCTCGGGGTGACGGTGGTCTACGTGACCCACGACCAGATCGAGGCGATGACGCTGGCCACCCGGATCGCGGTGATGCAGGGCGGACGGATCGAGCAGCTGGGCACGCCCGAGGACATCTACAACCGCCCGGCCACCCGTTTCGTCGCCGAGTTCATGGGCGCGCCGCCGATGAATCTGCTCGCCGCCGCGCCGGTCGCGGGCGGGCTGCAGATCGAGGGCACGGGGCAGGTGCTGCCCTGCACCCCCCGCGGCGCCGCGCTGGTCGGCATCCGCCCCGAGGCGCTGAAGCTCGCGCCGATGGACGGCGCGCTGAGCCTTGCCGGCACCGTGGACCTGATCGAGCTGACCGGCCCCGAGAAGATCGTCTCGGTGGCGCTCGGCGGGCGCAGCGTCACGATGACAGTCCCCGCCGAGACGCCGATCGCGCTGGGGCAGGCGGTGACGCTCTACGCAGACATGAGCCGCCTGTCGGTCTTCGATGCGGAAAGCGGGGCGCGGATCGAGCTTCCCGGCCTCGCCGCCGCTATTCGGACAGGTTGA
- a CDS encoding aminotransferase codes for MTQLATPLEKLQPLYDEMARQMHDSRASIAGNADRAAEIAAAIRTDGQLVLLGMGGSHAVGRMLEPCYRALGIDAVALPLSEQLDKPLRLAGRTVIVTSQSGESAEVLRWFRDGLNPAHTFGLTMEPGSSLAGLAPCLIGAGGSEKPFAATRSLTVTLSLHAAVLAELGADLAAVLEVIDGASVADVSAAIEHLSGTRCLVTSGRMAQGVAEAIALGLTELSRLPCFSLEGGQLRHGPVEMLAEDVGVIMFRDADPSSRLVTSLAEFVLTSSPSPVVIFDASGLPPVEGALTVPCQAAAGLAGAFSMLPSAQRFMVDFAASRMPDAGTPLRCTKVTKVE; via the coding sequence ATGACACAGCTCGCAACGCCGCTCGAAAAGCTCCAGCCGCTCTACGACGAGATGGCGCGGCAGATGCACGACAGCCGCGCGTCCATCGCCGGCAACGCCGACCGCGCCGCCGAGATCGCCGCGGCGATCCGGACCGACGGGCAGCTGGTGCTGCTGGGCATGGGCGGCTCGCACGCGGTGGGCCGGATGCTCGAGCCCTGCTACCGCGCGCTCGGCATCGACGCCGTGGCGCTGCCGCTGTCCGAGCAGCTCGACAAGCCGCTGCGCCTGGCCGGCCGCACGGTGATCGTGACCTCGCAATCGGGCGAGAGCGCCGAGGTCCTGCGCTGGTTCCGCGACGGGCTGAACCCGGCGCACACCTTCGGCCTGACCATGGAGCCGGGCTCGTCCCTCGCCGGGCTCGCGCCCTGCCTGATCGGCGCGGGGGGCTCCGAGAAGCCCTTTGCCGCCACCCGCTCGCTCACCGTGACGTTGTCGCTGCACGCCGCCGTGCTGGCCGAGCTCGGCGCCGACCTTGCCGCGGTGCTCGAGGTGATCGACGGCGCCTCGGTCGCGGATGTCTCGGCGGCGATCGAGCATCTCTCCGGAACCCGCTGCCTCGTCACGTCGGGCCGCATGGCGCAGGGGGTGGCCGAGGCCATCGCGCTCGGGCTGACCGAGCTGTCGCGGCTGCCCTGCTTCAGCCTCGAGGGCGGCCAGCTGCGCCATGGCCCGGTGGAGATGCTGGCCGAGGACGTGGGGGTCATCATGTTCCGCGACGCGGATCCCTCGTCGCGCCTTGTCACCAGCCTTGCCGAGTTCGTGCTGACGAGCAGCCCCTCGCCGGTGGTGATCTTCGACGCCTCCGGCCTGCCGCCGGTCGAAGGCGCGCTCACCGTCCCCTGCCAGGCCGCCGCCGGGCTCGCCGGGGCCTTCTCGATGCTGCCCTCGGCGCAGCGCTTCATGGTCGATTTCGCGGCCTCGCGGATGCCCGATGCCGGCACGCCGCTGCGCTGCACGAAGGTGACGAAGGTCGAATGA
- a CDS encoding carbohydrate ABC transporter permease produces the protein MDHRSPLFTVFIHAAALLVALAVLAPLAWLFVMSVSSNADLSAKPLHWWPETFDLSRYRQLLSVETGAAFLAALRNSIVVAGMATLAALSVGVPAGWIASRKPQLGWTLGAVIATYMLPPVALSVPLYMILARFGLLNNVFGLALVYLSILAPFVTWLLKAGFDPIPRDLESAAAIDGARLDQLLRIVIMPLALPVVATALIFAFLLAWDEFFYALLFTSNQDAKTLSVAIADLAGGRVSDYGLIAAAGVIAALPPVAVGLLMQRALISGLTNGGVKG, from the coding sequence ATGGACCACCGCTCGCCGCTCTTCACCGTCTTCATCCACGCCGCGGCGCTTCTCGTCGCGCTCGCGGTGCTGGCGCCGCTGGCCTGGCTCTTCGTCATGAGCGTCTCGTCCAACGCGGACCTCTCGGCCAAGCCGCTGCACTGGTGGCCCGAGACTTTCGATCTCTCGCGCTACCGCCAGCTGCTGAGCGTCGAGACCGGCGCGGCCTTCCTCGCCGCGCTGCGCAACAGCATCGTGGTCGCCGGCATGGCGACGCTGGCGGCGCTGAGCGTGGGGGTCCCGGCGGGCTGGATCGCCTCGCGCAAGCCGCAGCTGGGCTGGACGCTCGGCGCGGTCATCGCCACCTACATGCTGCCGCCGGTGGCGCTTTCGGTGCCGCTCTACATGATCCTCGCGCGCTTCGGCCTTCTCAACAACGTCTTCGGCCTCGCGCTGGTCTACCTGAGCATCCTCGCGCCCTTCGTCACCTGGCTGCTGAAGGCGGGCTTCGATCCGATCCCGCGCGACCTCGAGAGCGCGGCGGCGATCGACGGCGCCCGGCTCGACCAGCTCCTGCGCATCGTGATCATGCCGCTCGCCCTGCCGGTCGTCGCGACGGCGCTCATCTTCGCCTTCCTGCTCGCGTGGGACGAGTTCTTCTACGCACTGCTCTTCACGTCCAACCAGGACGCCAAGACGCTCTCGGTCGCCATCGCCGACCTCGCGGGCGGGCGGGTGTCCGACTACGGGCTGATCGCCGCCGCCGGGGTGATTGCCGCCCTGCCTCCCGTGGCCGTCGGCCTTCTCATGCAACGCGCCCTGATCTCGGGGCTGACCAATGGAGGTGTCAAGGGATGA
- a CDS encoding 5-formyltetrahydrofolate cyclo-ligase: protein MNFAEVIPDFEGSDIATDRLVEDPAYQNSSFAFITPDNCLVDLRRRMIEAGKPFVMSTYGIYRGFLYLDPAVVPEGAALYAAWLDGMEHFGTPVTLEEISKLGRFDYLVTGASAVSMNGVRFGKGHGFFDLEWGMFTDLGFVDETTPVHAVVHDIQLIEEQLQPSETDILVDKIFTPGGTHVVKRRAKRPSGVKWPLLAPKQIAETPPLQELRRLQGLA, encoded by the coding sequence ATGAACTTCGCCGAGGTCATCCCGGATTTCGAGGGTTCGGACATCGCCACGGACCGCCTCGTCGAGGACCCTGCCTACCAGAACAGCAGCTTTGCCTTCATCACGCCGGACAACTGCCTCGTCGACCTCCGCCGCCGGATGATCGAGGCGGGGAAACCCTTCGTCATGTCGACCTACGGCATCTACCGCGGGTTCCTCTATCTCGATCCCGCGGTCGTGCCCGAGGGGGCGGCGCTCTATGCCGCCTGGCTCGACGGGATGGAGCATTTCGGCACCCCCGTGACGCTCGAGGAGATCTCGAAGCTGGGCCGTTTCGACTACCTCGTGACCGGCGCCTCGGCGGTGTCGATGAACGGCGTGCGCTTCGGCAAGGGACACGGCTTCTTCGACCTCGAGTGGGGCATGTTCACCGACCTCGGCTTCGTCGACGAGACGACGCCGGTGCACGCGGTCGTGCATGACATCCAGCTGATCGAGGAACAGCTCCAGCCCTCCGAGACAGACATCCTCGTGGACAAGATCTTCACCCCCGGCGGCACCCATGTCGTCAAGCGCCGCGCCAAGCGTCCGAGCGGCGTGAAATGGCCCTTGCTGGCCCCCAAGCAGATTGCCGAGACCCCGCCGCTGCAGGAGCTTCGGCGCCTGCAGGGGCTTGCCTGA
- a CDS encoding ABC transporter substrate-binding protein, whose product MTASLNRRAFLGTAAAGLATATLPRRALAATAPLTMQAAWINDAEFTGYFLGLDQGYYAEAGLELEYLPGGPDVIPESTLIAGRADLALTTPDTTIKAIVEQGAPFRIIGAQYQKNPIGIVSLAKAPIREPKDLIGKTLAVPPVNVISVEAMLKMNGIEPGQVNIVPYAYDPTPLVKGEIDASLDFTTNVPFTIQQAGEEASSFLLYDFGYTIYNDTVVVTEAVLNEKRDLLVAWLAASRKAWAENLADPTVWPPKFADSHFMGTGRSIENEVYFNTAQKPLIDCPEGCFALTEDGIEKCLSALGEVGIVGSAEMFDTSLLAEI is encoded by the coding sequence ATGACCGCTTCTCTCAACCGTCGCGCCTTCCTCGGCACCGCCGCCGCGGGGCTCGCGACCGCGACGCTGCCGCGCCGGGCTCTTGCCGCCACCGCTCCGCTGACCATGCAGGCCGCCTGGATCAACGACGCGGAGTTCACCGGCTACTTCCTCGGGCTGGACCAGGGCTATTACGCGGAGGCCGGGCTCGAGCTCGAGTACCTGCCGGGCGGGCCCGACGTGATCCCCGAGAGCACGCTCATCGCCGGCCGCGCCGACCTGGCGCTGACCACGCCCGACACTACCATCAAGGCGATCGTCGAGCAGGGCGCGCCCTTCAGGATCATAGGCGCGCAGTACCAGAAGAACCCGATCGGCATTGTGTCCCTTGCCAAGGCGCCGATCCGCGAGCCCAAGGACCTGATCGGCAAGACGCTGGCGGTGCCGCCGGTCAACGTGATCTCGGTCGAGGCGATGCTGAAGATGAACGGGATCGAGCCCGGCCAGGTCAACATCGTGCCCTACGCCTACGATCCGACCCCGCTGGTCAAGGGCGAGATCGACGCGAGCCTCGATTTCACCACCAACGTTCCGTTCACCATCCAGCAGGCGGGCGAGGAGGCGAGCTCGTTCCTGCTCTACGATTTCGGCTACACGATCTACAACGACACCGTCGTGGTCACCGAGGCCGTGCTGAACGAGAAGCGCGACCTGCTGGTGGCCTGGCTCGCAGCCTCGCGCAAGGCCTGGGCCGAGAACCTGGCCGACCCCACCGTCTGGCCGCCGAAATTCGCGGACAGCCACTTCATGGGCACCGGGCGCTCGATCGAGAACGAGGTCTATTTCAACACCGCCCAGAAGCCGCTGATCGACTGCCCCGAGGGCTGCTTTGCGCTGACCGAGGACGGCATCGAGAAATGCCTCAGCGCGCTCGGCGAAGTTGGGATCGTCGGCAGCGCCGAGATGTTCGACACCTCGCTGCTTGCGGAGATCTGA
- a CDS encoding carbohydrate kinase family protein produces MSRPLATVGNVNVDLILGPLAPWPQPGTEVLCAQDETRVGGAAGNAALAWQALGVPFQIAATTGDDHYGDWLRAGFADLSAGWPRTAGHTTISVGVTHPDGERTFLTTAGHLPDFCWEDVEAQIDWQALAGGYLLLCGCFLSPRLSAAYDRLFERAEARGITVALDTGWPLQGWTEETRAQTLRWIARSGVVLLNEIEATSVTGCAEVGAALAELSRRMPEGGTAVIKRGPLGAVARHAGQDHAAAAPQVDVIDTIGAGDTFNAAFLAALAEGVRLGPALARAVDCASRAVSTQPRQFTPEGVFA; encoded by the coding sequence ATGTCCCGCCCGCTCGCCACCGTCGGCAACGTCAACGTCGATCTCATCCTCGGGCCGCTCGCGCCCTGGCCGCAACCGGGGACCGAGGTGCTCTGCGCGCAGGATGAAACCCGCGTCGGCGGCGCCGCGGGAAATGCCGCGCTGGCCTGGCAGGCGCTGGGGGTGCCCTTCCAGATCGCCGCGACCACCGGTGACGACCATTACGGCGACTGGCTGCGGGCCGGGTTCGCGGACCTCTCGGCGGGCTGGCCGCGCACCGCGGGGCACACCACGATCTCGGTCGGGGTGACCCATCCTGACGGCGAGCGCACCTTCCTGACCACCGCCGGACACCTTCCCGACTTCTGCTGGGAGGATGTCGAGGCCCAGATCGACTGGCAGGCCCTCGCGGGGGGCTACCTGCTGCTCTGCGGCTGCTTCCTGTCGCCGCGCCTGTCGGCGGCCTACGACCGCCTCTTCGAGCGCGCCGAGGCGCGGGGCATCACGGTGGCGCTGGACACCGGCTGGCCGCTGCAGGGCTGGACCGAGGAGACCCGGGCGCAGACCCTGCGCTGGATCGCACGCTCGGGCGTGGTGCTGCTGAACGAGATCGAGGCGACCAGCGTCACCGGCTGCGCCGAGGTCGGGGCGGCGCTGGCCGAGCTGTCGCGGCGGATGCCCGAGGGCGGCACCGCCGTGATCAAGCGCGGCCCGCTCGGGGCGGTGGCACGCCATGCCGGGCAGGACCACGCCGCCGCCGCGCCGCAGGTCGACGTCATCGACACCATCGGCGCAGGCGACACGTTCAACGCGGCCTTCCTCGCCGCGCTCGCGGAAGGCGTGCGGCTCGGCCCGGCGCTGGCACGGGCCGTGGACTGCGCATCGCGGGCGGTGTCCACCCAGCCGCGACAGTTCACGCCGGAAGGGGTCTTTGCATGA
- a CDS encoding ROK family transcriptional regulator: MTDTQNPIRAVLGSGLGAAAAHNRRAVIDAIRVNGPLSRASLARATRLAKQTLSNIVEELEAGGLLVPGQPVPEGRGKPATPYDLAPMGALSIGLQIDRSVARTVVMNLKGAVVLRCDAPLSSRDPVAGLGALEALLERTTEALAATTPGARERIVGLGIAMPGPFGPGGATPRDDYTMAHWRDVDLTAHLGAVTGLDVALQNDAAAAAIAEKLTGRAHGLRDAVCLYLGYGLGAGLILQGELYGGRHGDAGEIGMIPLSPSDDGLLEHEVALAGFCERFGVPLDDGRMCDEIEKVLAAGGPDLDRWIATAAGRLGWVARMLGLVLAPQAIILCGTAPRSLLERLAAEANAPLLVGHADPWVVAMGAAAEPIARNFDPKYAALLKS; the protein is encoded by the coding sequence ATGACGGACACCCAGAACCCCATTCGCGCAGTGCTTGGCTCGGGCCTCGGCGCCGCCGCGGCGCACAACCGCCGGGCGGTGATCGACGCGATCCGTGTCAACGGCCCGCTCAGCCGGGCGTCGCTGGCGCGCGCGACGCGACTCGCCAAGCAGACCCTGTCGAACATCGTCGAGGAGCTGGAGGCGGGCGGGCTGCTGGTGCCCGGACAGCCCGTTCCCGAGGGGCGCGGCAAGCCCGCGACCCCCTATGACCTCGCGCCGATGGGGGCGCTGTCGATCGGCCTGCAGATCGACCGGAGCGTCGCGCGCACGGTGGTGATGAACCTCAAGGGCGCCGTGGTGCTCCGCTGCGACGCGCCGCTCAGCAGCCGCGATCCCGTCGCGGGCCTCGGCGCGCTCGAGGCCCTGCTCGAGCGGACCACCGAGGCGCTGGCAGCGACCACCCCCGGCGCGCGCGAGCGCATCGTCGGGCTCGGGATTGCCATGCCCGGCCCGTTCGGCCCGGGCGGTGCCACCCCCCGCGACGATTACACCATGGCACATTGGCGCGATGTCGACCTCACCGCGCATCTCGGCGCGGTCACCGGGCTCGACGTCGCGCTGCAGAACGACGCCGCCGCCGCCGCCATCGCCGAGAAGCTGACCGGCCGCGCCCACGGCCTGCGCGACGCGGTCTGCCTATACCTCGGCTACGGGCTTGGCGCGGGCCTGATCCTGCAGGGCGAGCTCTACGGCGGGCGCCACGGCGACGCGGGCGAGATCGGCATGATCCCCCTCTCCCCCTCGGACGACGGGCTTCTCGAACACGAGGTGGCGCTGGCGGGGTTCTGCGAGCGCTTCGGCGTGCCGCTCGACGATGGGCGCATGTGCGACGAGATCGAGAAGGTCCTTGCCGCCGGGGGCCCGGATCTCGACCGCTGGATCGCGACCGCCGCCGGTCGGCTCGGCTGGGTGGCGCGGATGCTCGGCCTCGTGCTTGCCCCTCAGGCGATCATCCTCTGCGGCACCGCCCCGCGCAGCCTGCTCGAGCGCCTCGCCGCCGAGGCCAACGCGCCGCTGCTGGTCGGCCATGCCGACCCCTGGGTCGTCGCCATGGGCGCCGCCGCCGAGCCCATCGCGCGGAACTTCGATCCGAAATACGCGGCGCTGCTGAAGTCCTGA
- a CDS encoding extracellular solute-binding protein yields MNTTLKAALLTATALTGTAAWAETELNALFMAQAAYSEDDIRAMTASFEEANPDVKVNLEFVPYEGLHDKTVLSMGSGGGYDVVLFDVIWPAEYAQNGVLVDVTGKITDEMKSGILPGAWTTVDYEGASYGMPWILDTKYLFFNKEMLSKAGIDTPPATWADLTAAAQKIKDAGIVEYPIAWSWAQAEAAVCDYTTLLSAFGGEFIKDGAPAFQSGGGLEALDYMAASMEAGLTNPNSKEFLEEDVRAVFQNGDAAFALNWTYMYNLANASDESSVKGKVGVVAAPGVEGVSEHSAVNGSMGLGITATSQHPDEAWNYIVHMTSQPVQNAYARLSLPIWASSYTDPEVTAGQEELIKAAGEGLAVMYPRPMTAKYQEMSMALQQGIQEALLGMATPQEALEAAAENSGL; encoded by the coding sequence ATGAACACGACCCTGAAGGCGGCGCTTCTGACCGCCACCGCGCTCACCGGCACCGCCGCGTGGGCCGAGACCGAGCTCAACGCCCTGTTCATGGCCCAGGCGGCCTACAGCGAGGATGACATCCGGGCGATGACCGCCTCCTTCGAGGAGGCCAATCCCGACGTGAAGGTGAACCTCGAATTCGTCCCCTACGAGGGCCTGCACGACAAGACCGTGCTCTCGATGGGCTCGGGCGGCGGCTACGACGTCGTTCTCTTCGACGTGATCTGGCCCGCCGAATACGCGCAGAACGGCGTGCTCGTCGACGTGACCGGCAAGATCACCGACGAGATGAAGTCGGGCATCCTGCCGGGCGCCTGGACCACCGTCGACTACGAGGGCGCCTCCTATGGCATGCCGTGGATTCTCGACACGAAATACCTCTTCTTCAACAAGGAGATGCTGTCCAAGGCGGGCATCGACACGCCGCCCGCGACCTGGGCCGATCTGACCGCGGCGGCGCAGAAGATCAAGGACGCGGGCATCGTCGAGTACCCGATCGCCTGGAGCTGGGCGCAGGCCGAGGCCGCGGTCTGCGACTACACCACGCTGCTCTCTGCCTTCGGCGGCGAATTCATCAAGGACGGCGCGCCGGCCTTCCAGAGCGGCGGCGGTCTCGAGGCGCTGGACTACATGGCGGCGAGCATGGAGGCCGGGCTCACCAACCCCAACTCCAAGGAATTCCTCGAGGAGGACGTGCGCGCGGTGTTCCAGAATGGCGACGCGGCCTTCGCGCTGAACTGGACCTACATGTACAACCTCGCCAACGCCTCGGACGAAAGCTCGGTCAAGGGCAAGGTCGGTGTCGTGGCCGCGCCCGGCGTCGAGGGCGTCTCCGAGCACAGCGCCGTCAACGGCTCGATGGGGCTCGGCATCACCGCGACCTCGCAGCACCCCGACGAGGCCTGGAACTACATCGTCCACATGACCTCGCAGCCGGTGCAGAACGCCTACGCGCGGCTCAGCCTGCCGATCTGGGCGTCGTCCTACACCGACCCCGAGGTCACCGCGGGCCAGGAAGAGCTGATCAAGGCGGCGGGCGAGGGCCTTGCCGTGATGTATCCGCGCCCGATGACCGCGAAGTACCAGGAGATGTCCATGGCGCTGCAGCAGGGCATCCAGGAGGCGCTGCTCGGGATGGCCACGCCGCAGGAGGCGCTGGAAGCCGCGGCCGAGAACAGCGGGCTCTGA